In Hirundo rustica isolate bHirRus1 chromosome 2, bHirRus1.pri.v3, whole genome shotgun sequence, one genomic interval encodes:
- the EIF5B gene encoding eukaryotic translation initiation factor 5B, translating to MGKKQKNRSEESAKDDIDIDALAAEIEGAGAAKDQEPQKSKGKKKKEKKKQDFDEDDILKELEELSIEAQGGKVDREQPSTGKVENDNEESLSKQDKKRKGKSKKANLENDYDSEEVEDKDKKSKKTQKAKQDMLSGSDDDDHETQLKKSKGKTQKSNKKHDLSEDETNIKKSKERGGGVSTGESGDESDEVSQSRKGQKKNQKPKSAPAAESGDDEEPSFKVKTVAQKKAEKKERERKKREEEKAKLRKQKEKEELEGGKEPAKPKESLKKAEEKASLEATTIPGTGEKGETAAGTEADDNDGDKKKKDKKKKKGEKEEKEKEKKKGPSKATVKAMQEALAKMKEEEERAKREEEERIRRLEELEAKRKEEERLEQERRERKKQKEKERKERLKKEGKLLTKTQREARARAEATLKLLQAQGVEVPSKDSVPKKRPIYEDKKRKKQQQPENKEESVEVTSPAEGAVELETPVKEEAPLPVDPEEKEEEDETEDAGLDDWEAMVSDEDGEKESKPVHIEVKEQNEVDEEEEEEDEEEEEEEESEESEDSEGSEDEDEKTSDEREPDSQAIGKQSMEKKPSKEISSDSEYDSDDDRTKEERAYDKAKRRIEKRRAENSKNMNTEKLRAPVICVLGHVDTGKTKILDKLRHTHVQDGEAGGITQQIGATNVPLEAINEQTKMVKNFDRENIKIPGMLIIDTPGHESFSNLRNRGSSLCDIAILVVDIMHGLEPQTIESINLLKSKKCPFIVALNKIDRLYDWKKSPDTDVAVTLKKQKKNTKDEFEERAKAIIVEFAKQGLNAALFYENKDPRTFVSLVPTSAHTGDGMGSLIALLVELTQTMLTKRLAECQELRAQVMEVKALPGMGTTIDVILINGRLREGDTIIVPGVEGPIVTQIRGLLLPPPMKELRVKNQYEKHKEVVAAQGVKILGKDLEKTLAGLPLLVAHKEDEVPVLKDELIHELKQTLNAIKLEEKGVYVQASTLGSLEALLEFLKTSEVPYSGINIGPVHKKDVMKASVMLEHDPQYAVILAFDVRIERDAQEMADSLGVRIFSAEIIYHLFDAFTKYRQDYKKQKQEEFKHIAVFPCKLKILPQFIFNSRDPIVMGVVVEAGQVKQGTPMCVPSKNFVEIGIVTSIEINHKPVDVAKKGQEVCVKIEPIPGESPKMYGRHFEATDILVSKISRQSIDALKDWFRDEMQKSDWQLIVELKKVFEII from the exons TGCAAAAGATGATATTGATATTGATGCCCTTGCTGCTGAGATAGAAGGTGCAGGAGCTGCAAAGGATCAAGAGCCTCAGAAATcgaaaggcaaaaagaaaaaagagaagaagaaacaagATTTTGA tGAAGATGATAtcctgaaggagctggaggaactGTCAATAGAAGCACAAGGAGGGAAAGTTGACAGGGAACAGCCTTCTACAGGAAAG GTTGAAAATGACAATGAAGAAAGCTTAtcaaaacaagataaaaaaagaaaaggaaagagtaaAAAAGCCAATCTGGAAAATGACTATGACAGCGAAGAAGTGgaagataaagataaaaaatctaaaaaaactcagaaagcaaaacaagataTGCTTTCTGgcagtgatgatgatgatcaTGAGACACAGCttaagaaaagcaaagggaaaactCAGAAGTCAAATAAAAAACACGATTTGTCAGAAGACGAAACTAAcattaagaaaagcaaagagcGTGGGGGAGGAGTGTCTACAGGCGAGAGTGGTGATGAATCAGATGAAGTTTCCCAATCTagaaaaggacaaaagaaaaaccaaaagccaaagtctgctcctgctgcagagagtGGGGATGATGAAGAACCTTCATTCAAAGTAAAAACGGTGGCTCagaagaaggcagaaaaaaaagaacgtgaaagaaaaaaacgtgaagaagaaaaagccaaattgaggaagcagaaagagaaggaagaattagAAGGTGGTAAAGAACCAGCAAAGCCAAAGGAATCTCtaaaaaaagctgaagagaaGGCTTCTCTTGAAGCGACAACAATCCCTGGCActggagagaaaggagagactgctgcaggaacagaag CTGATGACAATGACggggacaaaaagaaaaaagacaagaaaaaaaagaagggtgagaaagaagaaaaagagaaagagaagaagaagggtCCCAGTAAAGCCACAGTTAAAGCCATGCAAGAGGCCTTGGCTAAAatgaaagaggaggaggaaagggcaaaaagagaggaggaagagcgCATAAGACGACTGGAGGAACTTGAAGCAAAACGCAAAGAGGAG GAACGATTAGAAcaagagaggagagaaagaaagaaacagaaggaaaaagagaggaaggagcGTTTGAAGAAGGAGGGAAAGCTTTTAACAAAAACTCAGCGAGAAGCCAGAGCCAGAGCGGAGGCTACTCTTAAACTACTCCAAGCTCAGG gtGTTGAAGTGCCATCCAAAGACTCTGTGCCAAAGAAGAGGCCAATATATGAAgacaagaagagaaagaagcagcagcagccagaaaataaagaag AAAGTGTTGAGGTGACTTCCCCAGCTGAAGGTGCTGTAGAACTGGAAACACCAGTGAAAGAAGAGGCTCCTCTTCCTGTAGATCCAG aagaaaaggaggaagaagatgaaACAGAAGATGCAGGTCTGGATGACTGGGAAGCTATGGTTAGTGATGAAGATGGAGAGAAAG agagcAAACCTGTCCATATTGAAGTCAAAGAACAAAATGAAGtggatgaggaagaggaggaggaagatgaagaggaggaagaggaagaagagagtgAAGAATCTGAAGATAGTGAAGGCAGCGAAGATGAGGATGAAAAGACTTCAGATGAGAGAGAGCCAGACTCCCAAGCTATTGGAAAACAATCTATGGAGAAGAAGCCTAGCAAGGAAATTAGCTCTGATTCTGAGTATGACTCTGATGATGACCGCACTAAGGAGGAGCGTGCTTATGACAAAGCTAAACGGAGAATTGAG AAGCGACGagctgaaaacagcaaaaatatgaACACTGAAAAGCTCAGAGCACCAGTTATCTGTGTCCTGGGGCATGTAGACACTGGCAAGACCAAAATTTTAGATAAG ctCCGCCATACTCACGTGCAGGATGGTGAAGCTGGTGGCATCACTCAGCAGATTGGTGCAACTAATGTTCCTCTTGAAGCTATTAATGAACAAACCAAGATGGTGAAAAAT TTTGACAGAGAGAACATAAAAATTCCAGGCATGCTGATAATCGACACTCCAGGACATGAGTCTTTCAG CAATCTAAGAAATAGAGGAAGCTCACTTTGTGATATTGCTATACTTGTAGTTGACATCATGCACGGTTTGGAACCACAGACAATTGAATCAATAAATCTGTTGAAATCAAAGAAATGCCCCTTTATAGTAGCTCTCAACAAG ATCGATAGGTTATATGACTGGAAGAAAAGTCCAGATACAGATGTAGCTGTCACcttaaagaagcagaaaaaaaataccaaagatGAATTTGAAGAACGTGCAAAAGCTATCATAGTGGAATTTGCAAAGCAG GGCTTGAACGCGGCCTTGTTTTATGAGAATAAGGATCCCCGcacttttgtttctcttgtaCCTacctctgctcacacaggggATGGCATGGGAAGTCTGATAGCTCTTCTCGTTGAGCTCACACAAACCATGCTGACCAAGAGACTGGCTGAGTGTCAGGAGCTGAGAGCTCAAGTCATGGAG GTGAAAGCACTGCCAGGCATGGGCACTACCATAGATGTTATTCTGATTAATGGACGTCTGAGAGAAGGAGACACCATTATTGTCCCTGGGGTGGAAGGTCCTATCGTAACTCAGATTAGAggtctgctgctgcctcctcctatGAAGGAGCTGCGAGTTAAG AACCAGTATGAAAAGCACAAAGAGGTGGTTGCTGCTCAAGGTGTGAAGATTCTTGGGAAAGATTTGGAAAAAACCTTGGCTGGCTTGCCATTGCTTGTAGCTCATAAAGAGGATGAAGTCCCAGTCCTCAAG gaTGAACTAATACATGAACTGAAGCAAACACTGAATGCAATCAAATTAGAAGAGAAAGGTGTTTATGTCCAGGCTTCTACTTTAGGCTCTTTAGAGGCATTACTTGAATTTCTTAAAACATCAGAAGTGCCA TATTCAGGAATTAATATAGGTCCTGTCCATAAAAAAGATGTTATGAAGGCATCAGTTATGTTGGAGCATGACCCCCA GTACGCCGTCATTCTGGCGTTCGACGTGAGGATCGAACGTGACGCGCAGGAGATGGCCGATAGCTTGGGAGTTCGGATTTTTAgtgctgaaataatttatcaCTTATTTGATGCCTTCACAAAATATAGACAAGACTacaaaaaacagaaacaagaggAATTCAA GCACATAGCAGTGTTTCCATGCAAGTTGAAAATACTCCCTCAGTTCATTTTCAACTCTCGTGACCCCATAGTGATGGGTGTCGTGGTGGAGGCCGGCCAGGTGAAGCAGGGGACTCCCATGTGTGTACCTAGCAAAAAC TTTGTTGAAATTGGAATAGTTACAAGTATTGAAATAAACCACAAACCAGTGGATGTTGCAAAGAAAGGCCAAGAAGTGTGTGTTAAAATAGAACCTATTCCTGGGGAATCACCTAAAATGTATGGACGACATTTTGAAGCAACAGATATCCTCGTCAGCAAG ATCAGCCGTCAGTCCATCGACGCTCTGAAGGACTGGTTCAGGGATGAGATGCAGAAGTCTGACTGGCAGCTTATAGTAGAACTGAAGAAAGTGTTTGAAATCATCTAG